AACCGAAGCCCCGGTAAACGGCGGTGGTAACTATAACGGTCCTAAGGTAGCGAAATTCCTTGTCGGGTAAGTTCCGACCTGCACGAATGGCGTAACGACTGGGCCGGTGTCTCAGGGGGAAGCTCGGTGAAGTTGTAGTGGTGGTGAAGATGCCACCTACCCGTGGCAGGACCGAAAGACCCCGTGGAGCTTTACTGCAGCCTGGCGTTGGGTTCTGGCACTTCATGTGTAGGATAGGTGGGAGCCTGTGAAGCCTCCTCGCCAGGGGAGGTGGAGGCGCCGGTGAAATACCACCCTTGAAGTGTTGGAATCCTAACCCGCCACTCTGGATCGAGTGGGGGGACAGCGCTTGGTGGGCAGTTTCACTGGGGCGGTGACCTCCTGAAGGGTAACGGAGGTGCCCAAAGGTCCCCTCAGCACGGACGGTACCGTGCGCAGAGTGCAAGGGCATAAGGGGGCTTGACTGTGAGGCCGACAGGCCGAGCAGGTGCGAAAGCAGGGCCTAGTGATCCGGTGGTACCGTGTGGAAGGGCCATCGCTCAGCGGATAAAAGTTACCCCGGGGATAACAGGCTAGTCGGGCCCGAGAGTTCACATCGACGGCCCGGTTCGGCACCTCGATGTCGGCTCACCCCATCCTGGGGCTGGACAAGGTCCCAAGGGTTGGTCTGTTCGCCCATTAAAGGGGTACGTGAGCTGGGTTCAGACCGTCGTGAGACAGGTCGGTCCCTATCCGCCACGGGCGTAGGGTACTTGAGGGGGGCTGCCCCCAGTACGAGAGGACCGGGGTGGGGAGACCTCTGGTGTACCAGTTGTCCCGCCAGGGGCAGCGCTGGGTAGCCACGTCTCCAGGCGATAACCGCTGAAAGCATCTAAGCGGGAAGCGCGCCCCAAGATTAGGTACCCCGTCAACCGGTAACCTGGCGCAAGCTGGGTTATGCGGTTGGCTAAGGCCCCCGGAAGACTACCGGGTTGATAGGCCGCAGGTGTAAGTCCCGTAAGGGATTGAGCCGAGCGGTACTAATAGGCCGAGAGTCTTAGCCACCTACCTCAACCACTTTCGTCTTATTTATTCCCGGGCTGCCATGCCGGAGGGGAAACACCCGGTTCCATTCCGAACCCGGAAGTTAAGCCCTCCAGGGCCGATGGTACTGCACCCGCGAGGGTGTGGGAGAGTAGGTCGCAGCCCGGGTTACAAATTTCTATTTAATTTTTCATGAAACTTTTTAAAAATGAAAACATTTTTTCCAGAGGTTCCGGAAGTTTTTTCTGGAAAGAAGGTAAATATTTCAGGTACTTCAAACATGGAATTTGGGTTTTGGCGATTTTGCTGATGATCTGTTCTCTATTTAGAAAGCCTAATTTATACGAGAAACCCGGTCTGAAAATGGCGTTTGCGCCGGAAGTAAAAAGTGACATGAAAAAGTATTCCCTTTCGGTTCCTTTATATTCAAAACCTGACAAAGGCTCTGAGATACTTAAAAGTTACACAAATGTTGATGAGCACTTTATTTTTCTCGAGCGCTTCAAGGGACAATGGATAAAAGTTGTTGATCAAGATGGGGATACTGGGTGGGTTTCTTCTTATTTACTTCGTTTTGTTCCTGGGAAGTAGATGGTTTCAACACAGCAAATTTATGACGTAATTGTTATCGGTGGAGGTCCTGCAGGAAGCTCAACTGCTTATCATTTTGCAGGTTCCGGTAGAAAAATCCTTATTGTTGAAAAGGATCGCGAGGTGGGCAGAAATATTCTATGTGCAGAGGGGGTTTCAAAAGGATTCCACGATCTCGTTAAACCTGAGCGTGGAATAGCATCAGAAATTAAAAAGATAAGAATCATTGTTGAAAATGAGGTTGATTTTACAGTACTTTCCAAGGATTCTTTTGGATTTGTCCTTGAGCGGAAGATTTTTGACCGATTACTTTTCGAAAGGGCTGTAGAAAAAGGTGCTGTACCGCTTATCAATTCAAGGTTTTTTGACCTCAGAAGAGATGGCGACTACTATAAGGTTTTTGTAAATCGGGGTGGTCAAACTCAAGAGTTTCTTTCCA
This genomic window from bacterium contains:
- a CDS encoding SH3 domain-containing protein — translated: MKLFKNENIFSRGSGSFFWKEGKYFRYFKHGIWVLAILLMICSLFRKPNLYEKPGLKMAFAPEVKSDMKKYSLSVPLYSKPDKGSEILKSYTNVDEHFIFLERFKGQWIKVVDQDGDTGWVSSYLLRFVPGK